From the Xylanivirga thermophila genome, one window contains:
- a CDS encoding carbohydrate ABC transporter permease has translation MKQSKGWFFLFVGPIFLIFLIVVLIPMFMGVYYSFTDWNGIKSNGWVGLSNYINIFTQDKYFKKSFMFTLKFATISMLVINLLGFCLALLVTRGIKRSNALRSIFFMPNLIGGLILGFVWQFIFINGFNFIGKALNIKWLQGWLSDPVTGFWGLIILMSWQMSGYMMVIYISALENISESLLEAAEIDGANVWHVLTNIIFPLVAPAFTIGMFLTLSNSFKLFDQNLALTAGGPYNSTQMLALNIYNTAFSFNKYGIAQAKAIIFLLLVGTITLTQMYINKKREVEM, from the coding sequence ATGAAACAATCAAAAGGCTGGTTTTTTCTATTTGTAGGGCCAATTTTCCTTATATTTTTAATTGTTGTGTTAATACCAATGTTTATGGGGGTTTATTATTCTTTTACCGATTGGAACGGAATAAAGAGTAATGGATGGGTTGGCTTATCTAATTATATTAATATATTTACCCAAGATAAGTATTTTAAGAAATCATTTATGTTTACTTTAAAGTTTGCAACTATATCGATGCTTGTGATAAATTTATTGGGATTTTGTTTAGCACTGCTTGTAACGAGAGGAATTAAAAGAAGCAATGCCTTAAGAAGTATATTTTTCATGCCCAATCTTATAGGTGGTCTAATCTTAGGATTTGTTTGGCAATTTATTTTTATAAATGGGTTTAATTTTATTGGTAAAGCTTTAAACATAAAATGGTTGCAAGGGTGGTTATCCGATCCGGTGACAGGTTTTTGGGGATTGATAATACTTATGTCATGGCAAATGTCAGGGTATATGATGGTTATTTATATATCTGCATTAGAAAATATATCTGAATCTTTACTCGAGGCAGCAGAGATTGATGGTGCAAATGTGTGGCATGTTTTAACAAACATTATATTTCCACTAGTTGCACCGGCATTTACCATAGGAATGTTTTTGACTTTATCTAATTCTTTTAAGCTTTTTGATCAAAATCTGGCACTAACAGCTGGAGGACCTTACAATTCTACACAGATGTTAGCACTAAATATTTATAATACTGCTTTTAGTTTTAACAAGTATGGTATTGCTCAGGCAAAGGCAATAATTTTCTTATTATTAGTAGGCACCATTACATTAACACAAATGTACATAAACAAAAAAAGAGAGGTGGAGATGTAA
- a CDS encoding carbohydrate ABC transporter permease, which translates to MASKKTNTKNILLVIGILLAIIYIFPFYIILVNSFKTQKGIFLDVIGFPRKTFFRPQNYIDAFKQLRFLHSFTNSILITISSTILIVLLGSMGSWMLARTRTKLSSFIFFIFAAAMLIPFQSVMLPLVNIMGKIGFLNPFGLVFMYIGFGSSLSIILYHGFIKSIPYELEEAATIDGCNPWQKFWRVVFPLLHNITITISILNVMWIWNDFLLPQLVINKPQWHTIPLKMFYFFGQYSKRWDLALAGLVISIIPVVVFYIVTQKYIVRSITMGAIK; encoded by the coding sequence ATGGCATCTAAAAAAACAAATACAAAAAACATTCTATTGGTTATTGGTATATTGTTGGCCATTATATATATATTTCCGTTTTACATAATACTAGTAAACTCTTTCAAAACGCAGAAAGGTATTTTTCTAGATGTTATTGGATTTCCGCGTAAAACTTTTTTTAGACCACAGAACTATATAGATGCTTTTAAGCAGCTAAGATTTTTGCATTCGTTTACTAATTCTATTTTAATTACTATATCGAGCACTATTTTAATAGTATTACTTGGTTCTATGGGCTCATGGATGTTAGCTAGGACAAGGACAAAGTTAAGTAGTTTTATCTTTTTTATTTTTGCTGCGGCCATGTTGATCCCATTTCAATCAGTAATGCTTCCACTTGTAAACATTATGGGAAAGATAGGATTTCTTAATCCTTTTGGGTTAGTTTTTATGTATATTGGTTTTGGTTCTAGCTTATCGATAATTTTATATCATGGATTTATAAAAAGTATACCATATGAATTGGAGGAAGCAGCTACAATAGACGGATGTAATCCATGGCAAAAATTTTGGCGAGTTGTTTTCCCATTATTACATAATATAACCATTACTATTAGTATATTGAATGTTATGTGGATATGGAATGATTTTCTGTTACCTCAATTGGTGATTAATAAGCCTCAATGGCATACTATTCCGTTGAAGATGTTTTACTTTTTCGGACAATATTCCAAAAGATGGGACTTAGCTTTAGCCGGTCTTGTTATTTCAATAATTCCAGTTGTTGTATTTTATATTGTTACACAAAAATATATTGTTAGGAGTATAACTATGGGTGCTATTAAATAG